A genomic segment from Deltaproteobacteria bacterium encodes:
- a CDS encoding FHA domain-containing protein, translating into MIIQSVPYARFVCQRPICGLPHEIALVHDDIILGSRADCDVILQHPSIIIRHARVQWRKQGYILTDLQSATGTYVNGRRITENLLKDGWTVRFGEVEFVFREANART; encoded by the coding sequence ATAATTATACAGTCAGTACCGTACGCCCGTTTTGTCTGCCAGCGACCTATCTGTGGCCTCCCGCATGAGATTGCCCTGGTTCACGATGACATTATCCTTGGCTCAAGAGCAGACTGTGATGTGATCTTGCAACATCCATCAATTATAATTCGCCACGCACGAGTTCAGTGGCGTAAACAAGGCTACATCCTCACCGACCTCCAAAGTGCTACCGGTACGTATGTGAACGGGCGGCGGATCACTGAGAATCTGCTCAAAGATGGATGGACAGTACGATTCGGGGAAGTGGAGTTTGTCTTCCGCGAGGCAAATGCTCGGACCTAA
- a CDS encoding TlpA family protein disulfide reductase, which yields MAGQYDSVKWSLFFVRLIIRPKRKGCLMHPRRNVALWADFLSLTLLCLLLYGLGGGAVVVAKEHETSPSSYGEYDFTLTTMDGKQVRLSDYHGKVVLVNFWETWCPPCVAETPSLVQLYNKIKDQGFIVIGVFGSSDDVKVKEFIDRFQIPYAIGQESTGALHLRYQVFGIPALFLFGPDGHLVKRIQGGYGEQTGTVLEPEILALLRPPGLPQETPSPKIVTPEKSGERPIQMTKEKIEQEQRASTESAHVLPHSPVPPQATPQVQPVALEVSQPTHTIAYSRWNFIVPLLAFTGLLVLSRIHFSVVPTEVAGGILHARDNYTVSTVRPFCLPATYLWPPA from the coding sequence ATGGCTGGACAGTACGATTCGGTGAAGTGGAGTTTGTTTTTCGTGAGGCTCATCATCCGACCTAAACGGAAAGGATGTCTCATGCACCCCAGACGGAACGTGGCACTGTGGGCTGATTTTCTATCGCTCACCTTACTGTGTCTTCTTCTCTACGGGCTTGGAGGAGGCGCGGTAGTTGTGGCTAAGGAACATGAGACATCCCCAAGCAGCTATGGTGAGTATGATTTCACGTTGACCACGATGGATGGAAAGCAGGTGCGACTTTCTGATTACCACGGCAAAGTCGTGCTCGTGAATTTTTGGGAGACGTGGTGTCCACCGTGTGTTGCCGAGACACCAAGCTTGGTGCAGCTCTATAACAAGATTAAGGATCAAGGATTTATTGTTATTGGGGTATTTGGGAGTAGCGACGATGTTAAGGTGAAAGAGTTCATCGATCGATTTCAGATTCCCTATGCTATAGGGCAAGAGAGCACCGGCGCTCTTCATCTTCGCTACCAAGTCTTCGGTATTCCCGCTCTCTTTCTCTTCGGACCTGATGGACACTTAGTTAAGAGAATTCAAGGTGGCTACGGTGAACAAACAGGAACTGTTCTAGAGCCCGAAATTCTCGCGCTACTCCGTCCTCCTGGCCTCCCTCAGGAAACACCCTCACCAAAGATCGTCACTCCGGAAAAGAGCGGCGAAAGACCAATACAAATGACAAAAGAAAAAATCGAGCAGGAACAGCGAGCGAGTACAGAAAGCGCTCACGTCCTACCTCACTCACCAGTTCCGCCGCAAGCAACTCCGCAAGTCCAGCCTGTCGCTTTGGAGGTGTCACAACCGACTCATACTATCGCCTATAGCAGATGGAACTTCATCGTCCCCCTGCTGGCCTTTACTGGGCTACTTGTGCTCTCGCGTATACATTTTAGTGTCGTGCCCACGGAGGTAGCAGGGGGAATTCTCCACGCCAGAGATAATTATACAGTCAGTACCGTACGCCCGTTTTGTCTGCCAGCGACCTATCTGTGGCCTCCCGCATGA